Proteins from a single region of Urocitellus parryii isolate mUroPar1 chromosome 4, mUroPar1.hap1, whole genome shotgun sequence:
- the LOC144254182 gene encoding serine protease FAM111A-like, which produces MSCKNRRSQKNLFDVKKNMKIENYFVQVSKEEQNNSGIIQMKMQSRKRPRDITDTQDQSSHSPRKPPKVQTTSPNKIITITLNVNLRKNKNMKYMLTCSEGDSLLAGLKTIDAVRKAMETRPGKEMLVRGIEGIKGFLNLGMPLSCFPENSHVVITFSKSKSKQKEDGQVFGRLNQESTDVVKFYIHAIGKTRKRIVKRGELHKEGNKLCVYGFKGETIKDTMCKDGRFLPFLETDNWKLIGNLDSILENSQLIDGLEGKLFQVEADQVMNPKAAAAQNNEVEERNTRVLKEYIVEEYPCLKRESEKIRENLKDKMKKRQKNTSLFELHKTNFWKLTKNSTPVKVIKHLAQLSDSVGYIFWNNNGIEGCATCFAFKGLFIFTCRHVINDIVGEGIEPSQWADIISQCVMVKFDYEDTPVTKDNCFLVEPWFEISDTTLDYAVLKLKENGQEVPAGLYNGIGPIPSSGLIYIIGHPDGEKKYTDACVVIPQGKREEKCKEKIQMRTAAGYDKSEFIHMYTQRSFQEMLQNPDVITYDTTFFLGSSGSPVFDSKGSLVAMHAAGTTCPLLSEKAHIIEFGPAMNSILSHIKQNHERWYNDVFLNQQDGAGDVAQARNKF; this is translated from the exons ATGAGCTGTAAGAATCGCAGGTCACAGAAGAACTTGTTTGAtgtgaaaaaaaacatgaaaatagagaACTATTTTGTTCAG gTCTCAAAAGAAGAGCAGAACAATTCAGGTATTATTCAAATGAAGATGCAATCTAGAAAAAGGCCAAGAGATATAACTGACACCCAGGATCAAAGTTCCCACTCACCCAGGAAACCTCCAAAAGTCCAGACCACTTCTCCAAACAAGATCATTACTATTACCTTGAATGTAAACCTTAGAAAAAACAAGAACATGAAATACATGCTCACATGCAGTGAGGGGGACAGCTTGCTGGCGGGGCTGAAGACCATTGATGCTGTCAGAAAAGCTATGGAGACTCGGCCAGGTAAGGAAATGCTGGTGCGTGGCATAGAAGGAATTAAAGGCTTCTTAAACCTTGGAATGCCGCTCAGTTGTTTTCCTGAAAACAGCCACGTGGTAATTacattttccaaaagtaaaagcaagcagaaagaaGATGGCCAAGTATTTGGCCGGCTCAACCAGGAATCTACTGACGTGGTCAAATTTTACATTCATGCAATTGGGAAGACCAGAAAACGAATTGTGAAGCGTGGGGAACTTCACAAAGAAGGAAACAAACTCTGTGTCTATGGTTTCAAAGGAGAAACTATCAAGGACACCATGTGTAAGGATGGAAGGTTTCTTCCCTTTTTGGAGACTGACAATTGGAAGCTCATTGGTAATCTGGATTCCATTCTAGAAAACTCACAGCTGATAGATGGGTTAGAAGGTAAGCTCTTTCAAGTTGAGGCTGATCAAGTAATGAACCCTAAGGCAGCAGCTGCTCAAAACAatgaagtagaagaaagaaacaccCGTGTGTTGAAAGAGTACATTGTGGAAGAGTATCCCtgtttgaaaagagaaagtgaaaaaatcagggaaaacttgaaggataaaatgaaaaaaagacagaagaatacTTCTCTGTTTGAATtgcataaaacaaatttttggaAACTCACAAAAAATTCAACTCCAGTGAAAGTGATCAAACATCTTGCACAACTCAGTGACTCAGTGGGATACATATTCTGGAACAATAATGGAATCGAAGGCTGTGCCACCTGCTTTGCTTTTAAGGGATTGTTCATTTTCACTTGTCGGCATGTAATAAACGATATCGTGGGAGAAGGAATAGAGCCAAGCCAGTGGGCAGATATAATCAGTCAATGTGTAATGGTGAAATTCGATTATGAAGATACCCCAGTCACAAAAGACAACTGCTTTCTCGTTGAACCTTGGTTTGAGATATCTGACACAACTCTTGACTACGCCGTcctgaaactgaaagaaaatggacaagAAGTACCTGCGGGACTGTATAATGGGATTGGTCCTATACCGTCTAGtggtttgatatatattattGGCCATCCAGATGGAGAAAAGAAGTATACTGATGCTTGTGTTGTGATTCCTCAGGGTAAACGAGAAGAGAAATGTAAGGAAAAGATTCAGATGAGAACAGCAGCAGGTTACGATAAATCTGAGTTTATCCACATGTACACTCAAAGAAGCTTCCAGGAAATGCTTCAAAATCCTGATGTGATTACCTATGACACCACCTTTTTTTTGGGGTCTTCTGGCTCTCCGGTGTTTGATTCAAAAGGTTCTTTGGTGGCCATGCATGCTGCTGGCACCACGTGTCCGCTACTGAGTGAGAAGGCTCATATCATTGAGTTTGGTCCGGCTATGAACAGTATCCTCTCACATATTAAGCAAAACCATGAAAGATGGTATAATGATGTATTTCTAAACCaacaggatggggctggggatgtggctcaagcg AGAAATAAGTTCTAA